A part of Chitinimonas koreensis genomic DNA contains:
- a CDS encoding rubredoxin, with the protein MKKYMCLICGYIYDEAAGRPEDGIAPGTRWDDVPMNWTCPDCGARKEDFEMVEI; encoded by the coding sequence ATGAAAAAATACATGTGCCTCATCTGCGGATACATCTACGACGAAGCCGCCGGCCGCCCCGAAGACGGCATCGCGCCCGGCACTCGCTGGGACGACGTGCCGATGAACTGGACCTGCCCGGACTGCGGCGCCCGCAAGGAAGACTTCGAAATGGTCGAGATCTGA
- a CDS encoding J domain-containing protein: MTRPSGKTLYALLGVAPDASQTQLDAAYKALSAQLSNMTDERAARDRQQQLDEAYQQLSNPLRRSVYDASLQAGQARLVELAATGGGARGRESHDGGGHSRMLLIGLGVLTVFVVAYVYFNWRQARMMDSYREVAEAAQRRAIEAQGEVEERAAAYERAAAEGESGGLDVDLDAKARQAKYEAERAAERRERENREWNDKIAYEQRQAQSQAEREERDKERARQRAAEDANRQQEQERRNATERVERERRELMEKLLREKRFGEARELVKNEYELERIKNAERYAR, encoded by the coding sequence ATGACCCGTCCCTCCGGCAAGACACTCTACGCCCTGCTCGGTGTCGCGCCCGACGCCAGCCAGACCCAGCTCGACGCAGCCTACAAGGCGCTGTCCGCGCAGTTGTCGAACATGACCGACGAGCGCGCCGCGCGCGATCGCCAGCAGCAGCTCGACGAGGCCTACCAGCAGTTGTCCAACCCGCTGCGGCGTTCGGTCTACGACGCCAGCCTGCAGGCCGGCCAGGCGCGCCTGGTCGAACTCGCCGCCACCGGCGGCGGGGCGCGCGGCCGCGAGTCGCACGACGGCGGCGGCCATTCGCGCATGCTGCTGATCGGCCTGGGCGTGCTGACGGTCTTCGTTGTCGCCTACGTCTACTTCAACTGGCGCCAGGCCCGCATGATGGATTCCTACCGCGAGGTGGCCGAAGCGGCCCAGCGCCGCGCGATCGAGGCGCAGGGCGAGGTGGAGGAGCGCGCCGCCGCCTACGAGCGCGCCGCGGCCGAGGGCGAAAGCGGCGGCCTGGACGTCGACCTGGACGCCAAGGCGCGGCAGGCGAAGTACGAGGCCGAGCGCGCGGCCGAGCGGCGCGAGCGCGAGAACCGGGAATGGAACGACAAGATCGCCTACGAGCAGCGCCAGGCGCAGAGCCAGGCCGAGCGCGAGGAGCGCGACAAGGAACGGGCGCGCCAGCGCGCCGCCGAAGATGCGAACCGGCAGCAGGAGCAGGAGCGCCGCAACGCCACCGAACGGGTCGAGCGCGAGCGGCGCGAGCTGATGGAGAAGCTGCTGCGCGAGAAGCGCTTCGGCGAGGCGCGCGAACTGGTGAAGAACGAATACGAACTCGAGCGGATCAAAAACGCCGAGCGCTATGCCCGCTGA